DNA from Ignatzschineria indica:
CGATTTTTAATGATTGTTAGCGCATTTTTGAGGAGTGTAGAATGAAGCGAAAGGAGAAAGAGGCGGTTAGTGAGTTAAAGCCGGCAGAAGATCATTTGCAGTATCACTTAGCGGAGGAGGAGTCTTCTCTACTAAAAAATTATGCACAAGCAGAAGAGTATCTTCGAGAGGTAGATCTCGATGGACGGGCTTCTCTCTCTCAAAATCCTTATCTACAGAAAGCAAAACTAGCTTTCTCTCGTTGTGAATCGATTCTCAATGAGGCGACCTTTAAAGTTCGCCATATTAAGATTAAGAATCTTCGCCGATTAAATGAGTTAGAGATCACCTTTGATGATCGACTCACCGTTTTGATTGGGGAGAATGCTACTGGAAAAACAACGGTTTGTGAATGTTTAACAAAGGGGCTCTCTTGGGTTCTCAATGCGATCAATCGAGAGGAGCCTGCTGGGCTTGAGATTTCGGAAGAGGAGATTAAAAGTGGAGAGAATAGAGCTGAGATCTCACTTGAGGTAGAGGTGGATGCGCATAATAAAATCCACTTTATGCTTGAACGCTCTTTGCAAGAAGGGGCGATAGCACACCGCTCCGATTTTAGTGAACTCAATGCGTATGCGAAGGTGATTCGTGATTGTATAACCTTTAATGATTGCAATATTACGCTACCCCTCTTTATCTTCTATAGTGTCAATCGCCCCAATTTTGTTCGTGGTGCGCGCAAAATACATCTCCATCGTGCAAGTGCTTATGATTATGCGCTAGATGATAAAGTTCGTATCTCCGATATGATTGAGTGGTTTGTGATGTTAGAGAATCTTTCGCGGCAAGACTCAGGAACGGAACTTCGCGATCTTCTACAATTTAGAGCGTTATTAGAGCAGACAGCAGAAGAGTTTACCCAAGAGCATCAAAATGCTGATCCTATGAAGCAGGCGCTTGTTGATGATATGCTTTCAGGATTAAAAGTGAAGATTGCAGAGACAGATGAAAAAATTGCTGCTCTGCAGTGTCGCCCGCTCAATACCGCACAGAAGTTAAAAGAGATCGTTAATGAGATTGTCTGTGATCTGATCCCGAATGCCACAGGGATCTTTGTTGATCGTTCCACAGGAAAGGATCGGGTTGTTCTCTCAATCTATGATGAGTTACATGATATCCAACATCTTTCACATGGACAGCGCTCGGTTCTCTTTATGGTTGCTGATCTTATCTCTCGGTTAGAGATCTTAAATCCCCATCTAGAAGATCCAAGGGAGAGCCCCGGCGTTGTGATTATCGATGAGATCGAGCTTCATCTCCATCCTACTTGGCAGCAGACGATTATCGACTCGCTTTTGAAGATCTTTCCCAATATGCAATTTATTATTACAACGCATAGCCCACAGGTGATCTCCACAGTTCATAAAGATCAAATTCGTTTCTTGAAGAATGATTTTGAGACCAATCGCGTGCGCGTACATTCCCCAAGTTTTCAGACTCGTGGACTCTCTTCCGATAATATCCTATTGCGCATTCTCAATATTGCAGATATCCCCGATGTCTATGAACATCAGCAATATCAGCAGTTAGAGAAGATGATAGAGAATGGTTTAGATGAAACGCCGGAGGGAGAAGCGCTCTATCTAATGTTAG
Protein-coding regions in this window:
- the ptuA gene encoding retron Ec78 anti-phage system effector ATPase PtuA, coding for MKRKEKEAVSELKPAEDHLQYHLAEEESSLLKNYAQAEEYLREVDLDGRASLSQNPYLQKAKLAFSRCESILNEATFKVRHIKIKNLRRLNELEITFDDRLTVLIGENATGKTTVCECLTKGLSWVLNAINREEPAGLEISEEEIKSGENRAEISLEVEVDAHNKIHFMLERSLQEGAIAHRSDFSELNAYAKVIRDCITFNDCNITLPLFIFYSVNRPNFVRGARKIHLHRASAYDYALDDKVRISDMIEWFVMLENLSRQDSGTELRDLLQFRALLEQTAEEFTQEHQNADPMKQALVDDMLSGLKVKIAETDEKIAALQCRPLNTAQKLKEIVNEIVCDLIPNATGIFVDRSTGKDRVVLSIYDELHDIQHLSHGQRSVLFMVADLISRLEILNPHLEDPRESPGVVIIDEIELHLHPTWQQTIIDSLLKIFPNMQFIITTHSPQVISTVHKDQIRFLKNDFETNRVRVHSPSFQTRGLSSDNILLRILNIADIPDVYEHQQYQQLEKMIENGLDETPEGEALYLMLEKHFGRESIEMEKLRHQKKLQQLKARIRNRRSAQESKE